Below is a genomic region from Brassica oleracea var. oleracea cultivar TO1000 chromosome C9, BOL, whole genome shotgun sequence.
AAATTAACATATTTATGTATTTTTAAATGGTACATAGTTTAATTTAAACGATATATATACATATATATTATTTAATATGAATATCTAATAAATAAAAAATTATATTCATACGATTGTATGATCATTTGTAGGAGTATCAAAATGAGTAAAAGTTAATGGATCAACCTAAACCAATCCAAACCATTGATCTTAATGGATAAAATAATTGGGTACAAATGAATTAATGGATTAAATGGGTTAATAAACTTAGTGGATTGGGTTAAAATGGTTTGGATTGTAATGGATAACTAGATTTTGATACGCGCTTAGAAAGCGCAGGTTTGTTTACGAAATTAAATAACTTTTAATAAACTTCTATATAAAATAATATATAAGTTGGAACACATTTATTCGGAACCATGAATCGAACCATACCAAACTTAAAAAAAAAACGAAACTAAAATTGAATTGAATTTCATAAATAACCAAACATATTATATATCTCTTGAACCGAATATTTGAAACCAAACTGAGAACCGAATGGATACCTAAATTTTTAAAATACAAATTATATTCTTGCAAATATTAACTAAGCAATGTTTTGATAATAATGATCGGATATTGTAACAAAGATTAACTAATCAAGATATAAGAAATGTTTTTGTATTCGATCCGGATCTACAGTCGAACAAGTAAATTCAGTGGCCATATAAAATCAGAATTGGCTTATGTTCTTCATGTATAATTATATTTCTACGAAATGATATATTTCCACAAAATTAAGATTTAGTGAAAACCTATTAATTAAAAATTCGATAAAACTCGAAAATCTTCTATTAACCCGTGAACCGACACCGGTTTATCCGGAAAAAAAAAGTGAACATATCTTATAATATTTTTGAAAAATTAATTAAACATCTTCTATACTTTATGATAGTACATAAAACTGAATAAATTATTTGATTTTGTCATATAAAGTAAATTTGTTAATTTTTGAATTACGCATCAAGAAGAAGGTTCGTTTCTTATGAGTTATTTCTTTCATATATATATTACATTAATTAAATAAATGTTGTTTAGTCTTGTCCGATCTGTTTGGTCAGGTTTCAGAGTTCGAATGTTTTTTTGGTAAATTTGGGTTAGGCATTCTTTTGTTATGTTATGACCGGTTTAAGTTCTATAACCGAAGGTGTATATGATTGTTGGCTAACCAGTTTTAGTAATATACTATATTTCTATGAAAAAAAAGAAGATTTTCTCAAAGTTGATTAGTAATAAGGTTAACATATTTATTTTGCTTATTCTGGTTCATACGTGTATCTAGCGGGACCTCTAACATAACTATTATAACTATTAATAATGATCAATTAAGAAATAAAAAAAAGTAGTAATCGATTTAATTTTAGGGTCCCACAAATTATGTTTCTATAGCCTATAATAAAGGATACTTATATATTTGGTTAGTTATAACAAATTAGATTAAAAGGGAATAAGTCCAACAACTTTTTTTAAGTAGATTTTTTAATACTCTTTTCCTTTTAATAGTATAGATGAGTTATCCATAATCAAACCAATAAAAATTTATAACAAACAAAAACTAAAATCAAATATATAAACAAAAAATAACCAAACCAAATTTCTAAACTTATTTTTCTACACCAAATTTTATCTATTTTTCATATATATAACTAAAATTTAATAAACTAAAATTTAATAAACTAAATTTAACCCAATTATTCACATATACATGTATAAATTTGTTAACACCCGATTTTTCATGAATATAAAGCTATTATATGTTGACTTTTTTAATAAGCCAAATTTAATCATAAATTTTGCCAAAATTCTAAAATCAAGTTTTCCACCAAAACTCTAAATTGTATATTTTTTCCATCAAAACGCTAAATCTCATTTTCTCACAGAATCGACGGAATCATGTTTTCTTGCCAAAACCACAAAGTTTTGTTTTCTCTTCAAAACCAGAAAATCATATTTTCTGCCAAAACCACAAAGTCGTGTTTCCCGCAAAAACCACAAAATCGTGTTTTCCCGCCAAAACCGTAAAATTAAGTTTTCCGCCAGAATCGTAAAATCCTGTTTTCCCGCAAAAACCGTAAAATTGAGTTTTCCCGCCAAAACTGCAAAACCGTGTTTTCCCGCCAAAACCGTAAAATTGAGTTTTTCTGCCAAAATCGTAAAATTTAATTTACTGCCAAAATCGTAAAATCGTGTTTTCCCACCAAAACCGTAAAATTGAGTTTTCCCGCCAAAACTGCAAAATCGTTTTTTCCCGCCAAAACCGTAAAATTGAGTTTTTCTCCCAAAACTGCAAAATCGAGTTTTCTCGCCAAAACGGCAAAATCGAGTTTTCTCATTAACTTAAATGAGTTATAGATTGACCCAATCCATATGTCAAATGGATTGGTTAAAACCATAACCCATATAAGTTTGAAACCACTTGGATATGGTTTGGTTTGGGTTGGTTTACCCATTTTGACACTCCTAAATTCATTTGTATCTTGTTATAACAAAATAATTAAGCCTTTGATCACAAAAATTTCATAGGGATTTTTAACATTTTTTTTGTAATTTAAAGTCGTTTTAAAAAAATTCAAAATATAACATATAAGAAAAAATCTATTTTTTATTATATGGTTAATGTGATTGTTTAATTTCTTTTAATAATATAAAATTAAACAAAAATGAAGAATAATGAAAAAATTGATATCAAATCTTTATTATTCATAATCATTAATTGCCGTATATATGTTAATCATATTTGATAACTCTGTAGTTTTTATTTAAGGAAAAAATATACGCTTCTTATATTTTGGGTTAATATATTATTCTCTCGTAATTGAATTTTGGACCAATATTTTTTTCAATTGATTTTTAAGTTGTCACATAAAATTAATTTGCATGTAAGACTCTTTTGTAACTATTACAAAGTACTGGTTACAATTTTTTTAATATTTTTTTATTAATATAAAGGGGATTTGGATACAACCCCGATTTTTATTAACCTATAATTTATATAAATATTGGTTACTATGTTTGATTGGCCGCATGGGTCCACTTCCCAAAAGTCTTCCCCTGAATTATAATCGAAGTGTGGAAGACTTCCCAATTCTTAAAGTATTTCCATAGGTTAATCATATAACCCAAGTGTCGAATAAAAATTTGCAATTGTGAATAACTAGAAATGTGAAAGATAATAGGCTTGTTCATAGCTTCATATCACAGAAAAGTAAAAAACTGAGATCTCGAACGCGGTGAGACCAGAATCAAGTCATTACATGCATCAGAAACGATAAAAGTTCTTCTTACTAATGATTTTCTTTTTTCAAAAAGAAAAAAAACACTATGCATAACAAACAAATAAGACCATTTCCAACGCACCTTTATTTCTAACTCTATATTTTTTTCTAAAATAAAAAAACTCTATTATAGAGGTGGAAATGCTCCAATGTATGTCTCTATAATAGAGTTTCTCTATTTATAGAGAAAAATATAGAGATATGATATTTCTATCTCTAAATATAGAGGCAAAAAATACATTGAATTATTTTCACTTCTATAATAAAGATCTCTGTTTTAGAAAAAAATATAGAGGTGTACTTTGGAGTTGGAAATACTCTAAAATCAAAGATGACAAGATTTATGGAAATTCCATTTTTATAATTCTAAATAGGTTAATTTAAATACTCAGACAATCTTAGTATTGAAAGAAGCAACGAATACAAGTTGAGATTAAATTCTAGTTGTTGTATACTCCCTCAAATAACCCTTAATTAATATAACTCGATATCAACTTCCTCTAGATGATTTGATAGATCATCTTCAAGACTTCAACTAGCACCCCAAGCTAATTTATTTGTTACCCACGCAAAATTTTAAATTCGGGGCAACTTAAATTCGGCACACCTTAAGAATAAACGCTTTCTGTTAAAACGACATTTATTGGGGGAGATATAGAACACCTATACGAATTAGTGGATTACTAACGTGATTTAAGGGTTAAGATGATTTTAAGGGACACCATGAAGTGATATCGTAGAAATTTTCACCAGTCATCTAAATCACTTCAGAACCATTCAGAAATCCTCACATAAAATGCAAAACGCAAAAAAATAAACTAAAAATGTAAAACGCAAATAAGGAAATTGTAACATACTAGTAAAATGAATTCCACCTCTTTTTGTACACTCTATGGGAAATGAAGAACGACCTTTGTCTTAGACCTATACATTCAGCTAGCCAGTCTCCATTTATTTTCACTTGTTCTACTACTCGCTAGTCCCTTAACTATATAGTGTGAAACAAATTTGATCAAGATTCTTGTGCCGATGAATACTTCCTAGGACCACATGATTTGATTATTTCATGTTCAAGAAATGTACTTCTTTGGTTTAAAAAAAATAAGAAAGATGATACGACTTTAATTGTAACTAGAAGGTTTGAGTCAACACAGCGACAAAAAAGCGACAAAGTGACATCTTTTTTCTTTGTTCGCCGGCGTTTCTCACGGCGTCGGACTCTTCTTCCGATCTCTTTCTCAGGCCCTCTTCTCCTCATGGGGAAGAAAAAACAACCCAAAAAACCCTCTCATAAGAAACCCCGCAAGAAATCCCCCAGCAAACAATCTCCACCCCCTTCTCATGAAGCTCCTCGTGACCTAGATTTGAAGGAGACCTCTTCTCCTGTTGCTGCAGGTTCCTCCGAACCATGTCTGCCCAATCACCTTCGCCGAAAGCTGATCTGGCCAGTAAGCAATCCCCAGATCTGTTTTTCCCGATGGCTTCCTTAGTAGATGCGCCGCCTTTGCTCCGTCAGTTACTCAACAAGTCCCAGGAACCCAGTCTGGCGAGCCTGTGATTATCGCTGCTAAGGCCTCAGAAGTGGCTGACCCAGAAACCCTAGCCCCCAAATCTTCCTTGGTGGCTGTAACAATAACAGAAACGAATGCCTCCAAATCTACACTTGCGGCTGATGCCTGGACTAGTCTTGTAAAAGGAACATCAAAACTACTTCAGAAAAAAGGAGAAGCCTTCACCCTTCCATCGGGAGAAGCCTGTGTAAAAATTCCAAACCAAGTTATTGAGAAAAACCACAAGTCCTGGGACTGCTTCATCTTGGGCCAGTTCTACTCTGACCTGCCTCCACAAGGTTTGGTTCACAGTGCTGCAAATGGCATTTGGAGTCGTCACCATAGAGATATCACAGTGACAAAAATGGAAGGGTTCTCTTTCTTGTTCCGAATACCCAACGCTGCAACCCGTAATCGTGCCATTCATCAAAGTTTGTGGCAGATTGAAGGTCAAACCATGTTTGTGGCCAAGTGGGAGCCTGGTATCGTTCCGGTCAAACATGAGCTAACCTTTGCCCCGATCTGGTTGGGGCTGCGAATTGTCCCTCTTCAATTCTTCAATGAGGATAGTCTTGAAAGAATTGCAGTTCTTGTGGGTGATCCAAAAGTTCTTCATCCTGCAACTATAAATAAAACAAATCTGGAAGTGGCAAAGGTTTTAACACTCATCGATCCAAGGAAACCTCTCCCGGAAGCTGTAAATATGCAGTTTGACTCTGGTGAGATCAAACGCATCATTGTCTCGAGCCCTTGGATGTCGCCGGTTTGTGATCATTGTAAAGAGATTGGACATAGTATCAAACGCTGCAGGTCTGCTCCAAAGAATTGTAACACTTGTAACTCTTCAGTACATTGCTCTGCTGATTGTCCTCGGAAGCCTAATTTTGCTCACTCTAACAAGAAGCAGTACAAGGTCAAAGAAAAAGTGATCCTTGCGGTACCAAAAGAGCCTACAACAAAAGTATCCAACAGCTTCACCACGCATGAGGTACCCATATCTCCACTCTAGGAAACAAAGAGGTGTTTGAGATAGGAAGTACCAGCAACCTTGCTGCGAAACAAAACATCACTCCTAAGGCAATTCCAGAGCAGAATGACGATGGTTCTCAGCAAACAGAAGTTGAGCATGACGCCTCATACATTTCTTCGAGTGAGGATACCTCTGACCCGAATCTTCAGGTTACCTTAGCTGAATTTACAGAAGTGGTGTCAAAGCGACATCGAAAAGGGAAATGGGGCAAGCGCCCCTCTCTCAATTAATTATGTGTACAGACTTTTTTGGGTGGAATGTCCGCGGCTTTAACATCTACAATCACCGAAGCGGATTTAAAAAATGGATAAAGGTCAATAGACCACTTTTCGGAGGTCTCATTGAGACGCATGTAAAGAAGCCAAAGGAGCAGAAGTTCATAAGGGACGTCCTCCCTGGCTGGAATTTTGCGGATAACTATGGCTACTCAGATCTTCGCAAAATTTGGGTCGTCTGCCATCCGACTGTACGGGTAACAATTTTGGAAACATCGCTGCAAATGATCACCGCTGATGTTCTTCTTCCTGACTCCACGGGGTCAATTTATTGTATCTCTGGTTTATGCCTCAAATGATGATGAGGTCCGAACTGATATGTGAAAGGAGCTTGTTGAGCTTGGCGAAAGTAGGATATCGGATGGAAAGCCCTGGCTGGTTTTGGGGGACTTTAATCAGATCCTCTCCCCAACAGAGCACTCTGCCTCCTTCACTTTAAACACTGACAGACGAATGAGAGAATTCAGAGACTGCCTTATCCAAGCGGATCTCTCAGACTTGAAATACCGAGGCAAAACTTTCACCTGGTGGAACAAGAGAAAATCAAATCCGGTGGCAAAAAAGCTTGATAGAATTTTGGTGAATGACCAGGGGCTCTCATCCTTTGGCAACTCACTGGGGTTTTTTGGTGAGCCTGACTTCTCAGACCACTCTCCATGCACCGTGATCCTGAACCCATTGAAGCAGCGAACAAAGAAGCCATTCAAGTTTTTTAATCTTCCGCTGCAAAATGAAAACTTCCTAAGCATTATTGCAAATGCTTGGTTCTCGATAACAGTAACCGGTTCAGCCATGTATAGAGTTTCAGTGAAGCTCAAGAAACTGAAGCCCATTATCAGAACCTTTAGCAGACAGAATTACTCGGGAATAGAGAAAATAGTGGCTCAGGCTCATGAAAAAATGCTGAAAGCACAAGCTAGAGCCCTCAACTCACCTTCAAACGCCTCTGCTTGTGTGGCAATTGAAGCTGAAAGTAAATGGAAGGTTCTGGCAGACGCAGAGGAATCTTTCTTCCTGCAGAGGTCTCATGTAAACTGGCTCCCAAACGGAGACGCGAACACCAACTTTTATCACAGAATGGTGGACACAAGGCAGTCAGTAAACCACATCCATTATCTCATCGACTCCCAGGACCAAAAGGTGGAATCTCAGTCAGAAATCCAAGATCATTGAGTTGATTACTTCTCAAAGTTATTGGGAGAACAGACTGATATGCCTAAGTTTCAGGAGGAAGATCTGAGCCTCTTGTTGTCGTTCATATGCTTTATAGAGGAAAAGTAGGCACTAGATATGATGTTCACAGCAGAAGAAATAAAAAATGCTTTTCTCAGTTTACCCAGAAACAAGGCGAGTGGTCCTGACAGATACTCCTCTGAGTTTTTCAATTCTTGTTGGACGGTTGTGGGTGGTGAGGTAACAGATGCAGTCTCAGAGTTCTCCAGATCTGGAACACTATTGAAGCAGTGGAACGCTACGACCTTGGTACTCATTCCTAAGATCCCTAATGCAGAGCACATGTCTGACTTTAGGCCCATTTCCTGCTTAAACACAGTTTACAAGGTAGGCCTGGAACGGATCGGGTATCCGGGCAATTTTAAGATATCCGGATCCGGATCCTTATCCGGCGGATCCATAATTTTACTATCCTTATCCGGATCAGGGATTCGCGGATATCCGGGTGTCGGATATCCTTCTAAATATTATAATATCCGGCGGATATCCGGATCCAGATTTGGATCCTTAAAATAAATAAAAAATAATATTAATATATATAAAATATTAACAATAATTTAAAAATAAAAATATATATAATGTTTTTAATTATTTCTATGTATAATATTACAAAATTTACATAAAATTTATATATACTATTATAAAAATGAAAATATATTAAATAAAATTAGTTTTTATATATAGATATTACTATTTTTGAAATATTTATTAATAAAATTTACGGATCCGGATATCCGGAATAAAAAATCAAGATATCCGGATCCGGATTCGGCTTTGACGGATCCAACATTTTACTATCCGGATCCGGATTCGGCCTCTCCGGATATCCGGATTTTCGGATCAGATCACGGATCGAATCCGGATCTCGGATAAAAATTCCAGGCCTATTACAAGGTAATAGCAAAGCTCTTAACCAAGAGGTTGGTCAAGGTGTTATCAAGAATGATATCCCCAGCGCAGTCTGCATTCATTCCTGGCCGCCTCTTAGGGGAAAACGTCCTCCTAGCAACTGAGATAGTCCACGGCTACAACCACAAGAATATCTCACGCTGTGCAATGCTTAAAGTGGACCTCAAAAAGGCTTTTGATTCGGTAAACTGGGAGTTTGTACTTGCTGTTCTGCATACCATTAGCATACCAAGCAAATTCTTAGGCTGCGTTTCACAGTGCATCACCACGCCAACATTCTCCATCTCAGTAAATGGGCAGTCTAGCGGCTTCTTTGAAAGTGAGAAGGGGTTAAGGCAGGGAGATCCTCTCTCACCTTACCTCTTTGTCTTGACAATGGAGGTTTTCTCTCAGCTCCTAGCCTCAAGATTTGAGTCAGGATTCATCCTATACCATCCAGAGACGTCTGAATTAAAAATCTCACATCTTATGTTCGCCGACAACATAATGATATTCTTTGATGGTGGTGGATCCTCGCTACATGGTATTACAGAGGCTTTAGAAGACTTTGCCTTGTGGTCTGGCTTGAAAATGAATCCTGCAAAAACTCAGCTTTATCATGCAGGTTTGACACAAGCTGAATCAACTGAGGTGGCTGTTTATGGTTTTCAGACTGGCTCTCTGCCCATCCGATACTTGGAACTTCCCCTGATGTGTAGGAAGCTCAGGATCTCTGAATAAGACCCCCTGCTTGCGGCAATAACTGATAGATTCAAGTCTTGGAGTGTTAAAACCCTCTCTTTTGCTGGAAGAGTGCAGCTGATTGGCTCGGTTATTGCAGGGACTGTGAACTTCTGGCTCTCAACTTTCCGTTTGCCAAAAGGTTGTATCCAAGAAATTGAGACTCTATGTGCAAGATTCCTTTGGACAGGTGACATTGAAAAATCTTCAGGAGCAAAAGTTGCATGGTCCACCGTCAGTCTCCCAAAACAAGAAGGAGGTCTTGGGCTCCGCAGGTTCACAGTATGGAATGATGTCCTCTGTCTGCGATATATTTGGTTGCTCTTGACAAACAGAGCTTCCCTATGGTCTTAATGGCACAGACACCACCACATTAAGGAAGCTACTTTCTGGGCGGTTCAACCAAGGTCTACGGATTCTTGGACTTGGAATACGCTCCTTGATCACAGGCCAATGGCGCAAAAATTTCTCAAGTGTCGAGTGGGTAATGGTGAGAACACAAGCTTCTGGTTTGACTCATGGACACCATTTGGACGCCTTATTGACTTTATTGGAACCAGGGGACCCTGTGATCTACGGTTGTCGCTAACAGCAACTGTCTCCACAGTCTCAAATGGCCAGTCATGGACACTTCCTCAACCGAGGTCTGACAGCGTTCTTGATCTACATATTCATTTAACTACTGTCACACCTCCGGTAGCCTCTGCAGAACCTGACACTTACGCATGGATGGTGAATGGAACTGACTGCGACAAATTCTCTTCAGCAAAAACATGGGACAGTCTTAGACCTCGATCAACAATCAAACCGTGAGCTTCCTCAATCTGGTTTAAAGGTTCTGTCCTGAAGCATGCTTTCACAATGTGGGTTGCAAACCTGAACAGGCTACCAACTAAGGATAAGCTTCTCAGCTGGGGTCTGAACATTCAACCGTCATGCTGTCTCTGTACCACCCACCCTGAGGGTAGAGATCATCTGTTCACCAGCTGCGGCTATGCGGAATTCATATGGCATCACATATTGGCGAAGCTGCACCGATCTCACTTGTTTTACTCATGGTCAGAGCTTATGTCTTGGATCAGACGGATCACCACAGCGTCTCCAACCCTCAAAATGTTAGCGACACAAGTCACAGTCTATAACATTTGAAAGCAGAGAAACAACTGCCTTCACAACGGTACCTATCTCCCACCGCAAACCATAGTCAAACTTATTGATCGGGAGATCAGTAACGTAATCACGGGGAGAAAAGGAAGAAAGCGATTCCAGAACCTAATGTCTCAATGGCTTTCTTAAATTTCTCTTGATCATTTTCCAAAATTGTATCCCCTTGTTTTTTATCTTTTTTTGCCAAGGTGATACCCTGCAGCTATCTTGTATATCTGAACCTTCTCATATTTATATGATATTTATATTCTTAACAAAAAAAAAAAAAAAAAAAAATCATCGCTGTTTTTCTTCCAAACGCCGGGACAACATGCTGAATCCCTGGAACTCCATCGACCTTATCACCCATTATACATCCTATCACCAAAACCCATTATAGTCCTGTTTAGTAAAACTCCATACTCCGAACAGCCAAATTTAGTTGGTTTTACTGAGCAAAAAAAAAAAAAAAAGAAATGAAAAAAATAATATGTAAGAGACATATGACCAAATACTTTGCATTGTGTATTGTTAACACATATGGGTTGTACAATTTGGGCTTTGATTTATTTTATTATACACTTTTCTTATGGTTTTTAATTTGTTATATTATTTGAAAGAATATCTTGAAAAAAATGCTGTTTTATTTTAGTGGAATAATATTTTAAAAAAAAATAGACAAGTAGAAAGATATCCCATCTTCTTCGCTTTGTAGTTTGTGCGCATTAATTAGTTCGTGGGACGAATTGCAACGCCTTTGACGACGAGACCCTTTTTCTTATCATCAGTCACGTGCTGAAACATGGTGAAAGTGATCTTTGCCGGCTTGTTTCTCGGCGGCGCCACAAAAACTCCGGCTAGAATATCCACCCAGTTGTGGCCTATGTAGTCCTTGAGGCTCTCATTACGATCCACCCGATTGTCGTCGCTCCCATCGTGTTGTTCCACCTTTAGCTTCAAGGTCACTGGTTGCTCCCATCCAATTGCGTTATCTTCTAATTTCACTAGAAAAACCGCCTCATACTTTGCTCCTGGTGTTAGATCGCTGGTGTCCTCATACGTTCCTACTATTTTTAGCCAATGAATTTTAATCATCTTGGCAACTTCAAGTTCCTCATAGCTGAAAACAATAATTACATCAATCAATGAAAATACTAGAGTGATCTCAGAATGAGGAAAAATGATTTTTTACTTTGGCGCTTCGTTGATAAAAATCCAAGCCCATTTTTGACTATTGTCATAATGAGTGATCTGTAGCTGTCTTGCAGGAATTATGGAAGGGACCATATAACCTCCTTGAAGAGTTACTTCTCTATCTAAGTTTTTTGCAGGAACCAGAGAAACTCCTTGTTTTTTCGCTTCTTTTTCTAGTTTCCTTGCAGGGACCATGGAACCTCCATGATGATTCTCTTCTCTTGTCGGGGTTCCTTTCACAGCCATATAATCCAGCAACCTCTGAATCTCAACGACTAATGAGTTTATGAATTCGTTATCAGTTCTGTCACTGTCATATCATAAAAGTGAGATATATTAACAAGCTTATTCTTTCAAGTCATTTGGTTCCGTGTCCTACAAGAAAGATTTATCTGCTTCTCTGACTGAAATCAGAATTTGAAACTTGCAAGATAGAAAAGCATAAGATTCTAGATGTATCTACTTGAATACTACTCACTCCATTTCATGAAAAGTATCATTTTTACAATCTTCACAGAAATTAAAGCTGATTAGATTTTATTTATATCCTTAATAATTATATTTATTAACCAATATTAATTTATCAATATTTTAACATTAATATTAATTGTAAAATGCTTTTTTTTTTAACAACATCACTCAAGTACTAACTAGAATCTTCAACCGATCTAGCAAGCCAAACCGGTGGAGTTGAAAATTGTAAAATGCTTTAATTTTATAAATAATTTATTAATTTTGAATTTTAAAATAATATTCTTTTTTTTAATAAGAGAAAGTGCCAAAACACCTTTTTTTTTTGTGAAACAGAGTAAACTTTTAAACTATGAAGATTAGTTGTATAACTGTATAAGTTCTAGAACTTATCCGCTATGCAAGAACAACCAAAAAAAGAAGTAGGTTCTACCTTTGTTCTGACAGGGGCATGCCTTTTATGTCAGGAACAGACACTAAAGCTTCCTCCCATTTCTTAGTTCTTTCTGGCTGGTGTTTATGTCTGCGCTGCATATCCCTGAACTTATCGCCAAAATCTTGTCGAAGTTCTTTCACGACGGAAGGAGATAGATTATAGAAGATGGGAATCACTCTGAGACGACCTTGATCCTTACGTTCCTTCATCTTGGCCAGCTCATCCAAACACCAATCCGAATCGGCGTAGTTCTTTGAGAAGATTACTAGTGCGATCTCGGACTCTTCTATCCTTGTAAACAGGTTCGCTAGGTCTGCACCCAAGAACTCATTCTCGTCTATGAAGACATTTATATTCGCT
It encodes:
- the LOC106317617 gene encoding protein PHLOEM PROTEIN 2-LIKE A6-like; translated protein: MAPSSSAKPLKGPQVFISFRGDDVRKHFISFLDPALRRANINVFIDENEFLGADLANLFTRIEESEIALVIFSKNYADSDWCLDELAKMKERKDQGRLRVIPIFYNLSPSVVKELRQDFGDKFRDMQRRHKHQPERTKKWEEALVSVPDIKGMPLSEQSDRTDNEFINSLVVEIQRLLDYMAVKGTPTREENHHGGSMVPARKLEKEAKKQGVSLVPAKNLDREVTLQGGYMVPSIIPARQLQITHYDNSQKWAWIFINEAPNYEELEVAKMIKIHWLKIVGTYEDTSDLTPGAKYEAVFLVKLEDNAIGWEQPVTLKLKVEQHDGSDDNRVDRNESLKDYIGHNWVDILAGVFVAPPRNKPAKITFTMFQHVTDDKKKGLVVKGVAIRPTN